In Bacillus cytotoxicus NVH 391-98, the following are encoded in one genomic region:
- a CDS encoding acetylornithine transaminase has translation MNSLIFPTYIRREIEIVKGIGTKVMDRSGKEYLDFTSGIAVCNLGHCHPNLIENVTKQLHEMWHISNLFSHSIQEDVARLLTEDRELKYVFFCNSGAEANEAALKIARKYTGKSLVLTFQQSFHGRTFGTMSATGQEKVKEGFGPLLPSFLHLPFNDIAALREAMNQDVAAILVEIVQGEGGVLLAHCDFLQEIEKLCKEYGALCIIDEVQTGIGRTGTLFAYEQTGLSPDIVTVAKALGNGIPVGAMIGREELAVAFTAGTHGSTFGGNYIAMAATKAVLQLAKQPSFLQEVKEKGAYFLQRLKQELLHVEDICAIRGRGLMVGTSCKKNVSSYIEQLEKEGLLALQAGSNVLRLLPPLIVTKEELEQAIYMIKKVICTKILPSI, from the coding sequence ATGAATAGTTTGATTTTTCCGACATATATAAGGCGTGAAATAGAAATAGTAAAAGGAATTGGTACGAAAGTAATGGACAGAAGCGGAAAAGAATACTTAGATTTTACGTCTGGAATTGCCGTCTGCAATTTAGGACATTGTCACCCAAATCTTATCGAAAATGTAACGAAACAACTACACGAAATGTGGCACATATCTAATCTTTTCTCGCATTCTATTCAAGAAGATGTAGCAAGATTGTTAACGGAAGATAGAGAATTAAAATATGTATTTTTCTGTAATAGCGGTGCTGAGGCGAATGAAGCAGCATTGAAAATTGCGCGTAAATATACAGGGAAATCTCTTGTTTTAACATTTCAGCAGTCTTTTCATGGTCGAACATTTGGAACGATGAGTGCAACAGGACAAGAAAAGGTAAAAGAAGGATTTGGACCACTTCTTCCATCATTTTTACATCTTCCTTTCAATGATATAGCTGCTCTTAGAGAAGCGATGAATCAAGATGTAGCCGCAATTTTGGTTGAAATTGTTCAAGGAGAAGGTGGTGTTTTACTGGCTCATTGCGACTTCTTGCAAGAAATTGAAAAGTTATGTAAAGAATATGGAGCGCTTTGTATTATTGATGAGGTACAGACGGGAATAGGGAGAACAGGTACATTGTTCGCTTATGAACAGACAGGTCTATCTCCTGATATTGTAACAGTGGCAAAAGCATTAGGAAATGGAATTCCAGTTGGGGCCATGATAGGAAGAGAAGAGTTAGCGGTGGCTTTTACAGCAGGAACACATGGTTCAACATTTGGCGGGAATTATATTGCAATGGCTGCTACCAAAGCAGTATTACAACTTGCAAAACAACCATCATTTTTACAAGAGGTCAAAGAAAAAGGCGCGTATTTCTTGCAAAGGTTGAAACAAGAGTTGTTACACGTTGAAGACATTTGTGCTATTCGCGGGCGAGGACTTATGGTTGGGACTTCTTGTAAAAAGAATGTCTCATCTTATATTGAGCAATTAGAAAAAGAAGGACTTCTTGCACTGCAAGCTGGTTCCAATGTGTTACGGCTATTACCACCACTCATTGTTACAAAGGAAGAGTTAGAACAAGCCATATACATGATCAAAAAAGTAATCTGTACAAAAATATTACCATCTATATAA
- the argB gene encoding acetylglutamate kinase, translating into MNECIVIKCGGSMLERLDSTFFHCIEKLKRKYRIVIVHGGGPDIDKILKKLQIPIEKKHGLRVTSQEVMEVVQMVLCGSTNKNLVQNFQRYGLPAIGISGCDGKLLQAKPLNKKIGYVGEVSKVESSLLEGVLNLNYIPIIAPIGIGEEQVYNINADIAAAGIAAALRVKELIFITDVDGLLYEGKLVKKTDEIEILDMIEKEIITGGMIPKVQAALVALRMGIQSVSIVNGTKNFIGLTGEWIGTTVTRGRLQYE; encoded by the coding sequence ATGAACGAGTGCATTGTAATAAAATGCGGTGGAAGTATGTTAGAACGTTTGGATAGCACCTTTTTTCATTGTATAGAGAAATTGAAAAGAAAGTATCGCATTGTTATTGTTCATGGCGGAGGACCTGATATTGATAAAATATTAAAAAAACTTCAAATTCCAATTGAAAAGAAACACGGTTTACGAGTAACTTCACAAGAAGTTATGGAAGTGGTTCAAATGGTTTTATGCGGCAGTACAAATAAAAATTTAGTACAGAATTTTCAAAGGTATGGATTACCTGCAATTGGAATTTCTGGTTGCGATGGAAAGTTGCTTCAGGCGAAGCCACTGAATAAGAAGATTGGTTATGTGGGAGAAGTGAGTAAAGTTGAGAGTTCCTTGCTAGAAGGAGTGCTTAATTTGAATTATATTCCAATTATTGCTCCGATAGGGATAGGGGAGGAGCAAGTGTACAACATAAATGCAGATATAGCAGCTGCTGGAATTGCAGCGGCACTTAGAGTAAAAGAACTTATTTTTATAACAGATGTTGATGGATTACTGTACGAAGGGAAATTAGTTAAGAAAACAGATGAGATAGAAATTCTTGACATGATAGAGAAAGAGATTATTACAGGTGGAATGATTCCAAAAGTACAGGCTGCACTTGTTGCGTTAAGAATGGGGATTCAAAGTGTAAGCATTGTCAATGGTACAAAAAATTTTATTGGATTAACCGGTGAATGGATTGGAACAACAGTAACAAGGGGGAGGTTGCAGTATGAATAG
- the argJ gene encoding bifunctional glutamate N-acetyltransferase/amino-acid acetyltransferase ArgJ — protein MIQTDCLIKVQNGSIVSPQGFSAIGIKAGLKKEKKDLGVIVCDVPAICAAVYTTNQIQAAPVQVTKESIGVDGTLQVIIVNSGNANACTGMKGLEDAYEMRALTAKQFSIKESDVAVASTGVIGIHLPMEVIRTGISALVPMKEKEIAESFYEAILTTDLIEKRSSYQFMIEGKKVTISGAAKGSGMIHPNMATMLSFITTDAKIERESLQAALSEVTNRTFNQITVDGDTSTNDMVIVMASGLVETTSIHKNHPEWNKFVIALQNVCEDLAKQIAKDGEGATKLVEVNVCGARTEEEGRQIAKQIVRSSLVKTAMYGEDPNWGRIISAIGQCGIKIEPTTVDIAVQSIAVLRESEPQEFSEEEMEHQLQKDEIIIDVHLHLGEEKGTAWGCDLSYDYVKINACYRT, from the coding sequence TTGATTCAAACAGACTGTCTTATAAAAGTTCAAAATGGTTCCATCGTCTCACCGCAAGGCTTCTCAGCAATTGGAATCAAAGCGGGGTTGAAAAAAGAGAAAAAAGACCTTGGAGTAATTGTATGTGATGTACCAGCAATTTGCGCTGCTGTTTATACAACAAATCAGATTCAAGCTGCCCCAGTACAAGTGACGAAAGAAAGTATCGGGGTGGATGGAACATTACAAGTAATTATTGTAAATAGCGGAAATGCAAATGCTTGTACGGGTATGAAAGGGCTAGAAGATGCGTATGAAATGCGCGCGCTGACAGCGAAACAATTTTCTATAAAGGAAAGTGATGTAGCTGTAGCTTCAACGGGAGTAATTGGAATACATTTACCGATGGAAGTCATTCGAACGGGTATTTCAGCACTTGTACCGATGAAAGAGAAAGAAATTGCAGAGTCTTTTTATGAAGCAATCTTAACAACAGATCTTATAGAAAAACGATCTAGTTATCAATTCATGATTGAAGGAAAAAAAGTAACAATTTCAGGAGCAGCAAAAGGATCAGGAATGATACATCCTAATATGGCAACCATGCTTAGTTTTATTACAACAGATGCAAAAATAGAACGTGAATCATTACAAGCAGCGTTATCAGAAGTAACAAATCGAACTTTTAATCAAATTACTGTTGATGGAGATACTTCGACTAATGACATGGTCATTGTTATGGCAAGTGGACTCGTAGAAACGACATCGATTCACAAAAATCATCCAGAGTGGAATAAATTTGTCATTGCATTGCAGAACGTTTGTGAGGATTTAGCAAAGCAAATTGCCAAAGACGGAGAGGGAGCTACTAAATTAGTAGAAGTAAATGTTTGCGGGGCGCGAACGGAAGAAGAAGGAAGGCAGATTGCCAAACAAATTGTAAGATCCAGTCTTGTCAAGACAGCAATGTATGGTGAAGATCCAAATTGGGGACGTATCATTAGTGCAATTGGTCAATGCGGGATAAAGATTGAACCTACTACTGTCGATATTGCAGTACAATCTATCGCTGTACTACGAGAGAGTGAGCCGCAAGAATTTTCAGAAGAAGAAATGGAACACCAATTACAAAAGGATGAAATTATCATTGATGTGCATCTGCATTTAGGAGAAGAAAAAGGTACTGCATGGGGGTGTGATTTAAGTTACGATTACGTCAAAATAAATGCTTGTTATCGTACATAA